Below is a genomic region from Amyelois transitella isolate CPQ chromosome 4, ilAmyTran1.1, whole genome shotgun sequence.
AGCGTTTTGTAAGAGGCGTTTTGGACTCGCCCAAATAATGTGTTATGTAACATGTTATAACTCGGccagttttttgtttattgatgcgATTATTTCACCAATGTTTTAGTTGTTGTGTAACTAATTTTAAACacctaaacaaaaattattcatcattcaAGTTATCAGGAACTGACTTTCAGTAGTTTTAGTACTTCACTGCTTTGAATAATAGAgctcaaaatatatattttttttcagaagaTACCTTTCACAACACAGAAGATAAAAAGCCCGACAAAAGACGAGAAGATACTGGACTACCCACAAATGAAAATGTACCACAGAATTTTGTTGAAGAGCGACCACTCAACAAAATACCATCAAGAAAGCGGCCGTTATTAACTGAGAAAATTGCCAAAGAGAAGGAAATGGAAATACAGAAAGAGATAAAAGcggagaagaagaagaaaccaAAGAATCTTCTCTTTACAACTGGTTATTCTTCAGAAGAGAGCATTACGGACAATGACAGTAATGAGGAAGGTAGTTAGAATAAGAATACAGTTTATGTTTGGAcagtttgtgttttatttacttttcaaacttaatattataaatgcgaaggCTGTCTGTGAACGTTTTCATGGCTTACTTGCATAACTGGTTGTGAAAACTGATATAAGATGTAATTCGAAtatgtgaaaccaaaagtttgGCAAAATCAGCTGGGTTatcacagaaaaaaaaaaaaattcaattcaaataggTTTAGGTGCCGgccattatttgaaaatagcaTGGAACTTACACTTCCAATTCtttgatataaaatactagattTGCCCATATATTGGTCCTTGGGGAACTTTGAAACTTTCAGATATAGACAAGAACTTAAGAAGAAAAGGCCTGTTCAAATATAATTGTtgcaatattataatatttctattgCAATAAGTGTTTTCTGTGTCAATACAAACAAGAATTCATTTGTAGCATTGATACCTATTACTTCTCCATATTTTTCAAAGTTGAACAGATTTTGTTGGCCAACTTTCACAGATTTCATTACACCCTCCGTCCTTCTTCTCAACTGAGAGTCATTGCTCGCacttctataaataaaaatatgcctAGAAGCTTCGCACACAACACTGTATGAGAAATTCGGAGGGCACGTGACGAATTTTCGATTCTGTTTAGATGATTGGACATAACCAAACGCTAGTAGCGTTCCTTGGTGTTTCAACGGCCATGTGTCAGAGTTGACGAGCTGTGCGTAGGGTTGCCAGATACAAGCGTCCACGTCGTGCCGTAGAGCCAGTGCGGGGGCCTCTTGGTTGTCAATGTTGATGCTGAACAGGTACTGGTGAACACTGAGCGATATTCTGTGTGTTATTTGATGGCTCCCAACATCCATTCTCACTGAAAACAGGAATAGGTTCTAAGTAAAACACTGCAGGTTTAATTTTAGTATGTGTTACAAAAtacacataatattatttttctacatacatacatacagtcacgtctatatcccttgcagggtagacagagccaacagacttgaaaagactgaaaggccacatgcAGGTGTCCGGCTTAATggctttgaaaattttcttgCTGGGATATAACAACATAGTAGTTAAGTTTATTTGGTAAACTATTTCTGTTCCTATTTCTAAGAAAACATTTGACTTGCTTCATGTACTATAGTATAACAACTATAGttcacaattaaattttacctaGTACAGTGTCTTCTTCAGAAGCAGCATCACATTCCTCCAACTCCTGTGTAGACACACCAGGCATGGCGTCATCAGCTTTCACCTCGGTTTCAGAACACAAGTGAGCCAGTCTCCGATGGGCTTCCTCCACCAGGCTGGCGTCCATGATCTGCTCTCCCTTACTGTCCCCTCCCTCCAAAAGTTCATCCCAAAGCATGCTGTCCGCCTTCGTAATTAATATATCTACTTTTCCAGAGTCTTCGACGTTCCACGTAGTGAACTCACTGTCCACTTTGTGCCTCAGTTTTCcatcaataaaaatgtttccaGCGTAACTTACTTTTATACTAGTGGGTGTTACCTGGACGtgtaataatttcttattaaaattatcttgaAGTTGCAGCGTTATTGATATATCTTCAGTCGTTTGTAAccaagtataaataatattccttgGTTCCTCTTTCGTTGGCtctgttatttctttttctgaaTCTGAAGTGAATTTAAAAGCATTGTCGGATGCCACGTACAATGCTGAGCAATTTGTCTCAATCGCCGCATAGTGGACTATACCTTTGCCCTGAAGCTGCCTCACACTGGTTTGTTTCCAAGTTTGTTTACAATTTACGAATGTGACCCAGGTGAGAACCGTATTGAAATGTTTCTCATTCTGCTCCACTGATTGTAACAAACAGTGAAGAGATTCTTCATCATTTTTCTCTTGGTATCGGGAGTCTAACACTATAAAGTATTTGCCTTCCCCTAGAACGAGACTGGAATGAAGTGTTTGCCATGTACACTGGCAGTATCTGTTTCTGGCGCCTGTGTCCACAATGTGTAAATAGCCTGTGCCGTCGCTCACGACAGCAAGGCTGGCCGAAGGAAACGTGAGGCACAAGTTGAAATGGCCAGATTTCCTTTCCTCGTGTGCTGGAATATCATATACAACTTTGTTCTGAAACTTGTGGTTTGTATTCTCAAATGTGACGTAGCGTACCTGCTGTTTTTCATCAATGTAATAGTAATTAAAGGAATAATCCCAGTAGTCAAGCACCAGATGGTTTTGCAGAGCAAAAAGTTTAGCGTGGATAAAGGAATACTGAATCTCATCTGGAAACACCCTGTCCACAGGCGACTCCAGTTTAAACGTGTAATGCGGCAGGGCTTGAAGATTCAACTTGTATCCTTCGAATTCGTGATCTAGTAAGCGCCGGTCTGGCCGTAATTCAACAAGAGACGATGGCATATTCAGTTATTGTCTTTGAATAGTGATTTTGAATTATATTCAATATAGAACATTAAAAACCAAATAACTCCGCAAAAGTTGAATTCGTAGATTGAATTTAATGAAGTCGTCGAAGTTGATTGATGGATTGAAGCTTCTTTTGATAATCATCATCAACGTCAAACATGACGTTGACTTGACATGACatatttcttaaaacaatAGAAACGTGATGAGTTTCTGGCTAGGCTGCCAAAGTTAAGTCGTGATTTATTTACGCGTTGTGCAATCGAAAATAATAAGGTTacaatgtatacatacatacatatacatacataaaaaaaaaatgttacgtatcaatttaaaacaattctaattagatttttagtacctatctacatacatacatacaattttattatgaatctCAGTACATGTATAAGTAAGTTTTATATAGTATATCAACTTTACACATAATAAATCTTTGCAATATCCGAAAGGGTAAAAACAAAgatctattaaataaatttaagatcttattgtactcatattatgtaaataaaaatatgaatttgagtaaacacatacaaaaatgttttactcACAAAAATTCAGAAAATTGACGCGATGGTCTGTTTTTAAGTGTataaaaagacaataaaagTACTAGAAACTAAAAACGATTCCATAAGTAAAATCATATTGCATGTTACAGTTTGCAAGTTTGTGggtgtatgtataatgttttTGGGTAAACATTGGGAATACATAAGCTACTCGAGTTGAGTTGAGAGTCATAACTTCGATCTGGGCACGCTTctcatttaatttgtttatatttttatgttaatgtaTTCCTGTTTATCAAGAATGCTTTAAGATGTACAATTTTGCACCTCCACTGCaagtaaagaaaaagaaaccgAAGACATATCACTGTCAAGCTGTCATGCACATCAGATATTTTTTCCGcggtctttattttttgtttagaaGTTTGAAAACCAAAATTCaccaaaatgaataaatatggtTCTGAGGTTAAATATTTGTGAACGCAAAGTGAAATCaatgcataaatatatatttttttctttacaagtgttattataattagccaactgaagttatttttcaaaatatatagaaatgaACGAATATCGTACTCTTTCCTTTTTTACGGAAACTccttgtgtatgtatgttgtgaaATATTTAGAATTCCATTCATTGTTGGAATTATAACTATGAAAAGACATGCATTTCTTTCATTACAGGAAGATTTCTATTCATACTTCAGCTTACAAGACTTGATTGATAAAGCTGTGTTGAATAAGGAAGTGGTGTTGAGGTGTAGAACCATAGGAGTCCTGCAAAGTATTCATGGGAAATTTTTTCTCTCAGATGTGAGTgcaaaatgtgtttttttttgttaaaaaaaataattatgataaaacataatttgtttcatttcttACTGCAAATATTGATgctagttttattaatattttatggaaCATTTGTCGTGTGGATTCcggcgccaataaaaaaaagaatagaaccactacatctctttccctaaTGTCattaaaggtgactaaaggataggtgtatcaacttgggattctgcgcttaggcaatgggctagcaacctgtcactatttaaatcccaATTCCATTATATAGCCATACAGTTGTATGTGGCCTTTTGGCCTTTTTaagatggctctgtctatccctccaggaataaagatgtgataatatgtacgtatgaaCACTTACCGTTTAGATTTATATCTATTTCATACtcacataatatatatttttagttaaaccGTCCAGTTAGTTCACGCGAAACCATGGTTCAGGTGTCTGTTCTATACTTGAAAAATCCTCCGCCTTCGTTGGTCAAACCATATCCAGTCCAAGTTTATGGTACATTACAGTGGAGAAATAAACCTGTCATATTTGCAAAAATACTACaggtaataaatattgtaattcaATTTTGAGAGCTACTTGTTTGATAAATTCTGATTAAATTTCCTGGTTCGTGAAGGTGATCTTTATAATGAATACCTATTATGAAAGTGTAAGTGATGTGTGGTTCCAatagagaaaagaataggactactccgagtctttcccatggatgtcgtaaaaggcgattataTACTatttgagattcctctttcaggtgatgggctagcaaccagtcactttttgaatctcaattctatcattaagccaaacagctgagtggCTTATCactaagactgttggctttgtctacccccgcaagggatatagacgtgatgatatgtatgtatgttggtattttataagtatcccaagtttataaaaaaagaaagagaaatAGCTGGcacactgtttttttctacTCTACCAGACGAGAATGGAATTACACTAAATGTATTTGCGCTTATTCCCTcaatcgcctttaacgacatcatgggaaagagatggactagTCTTATTTaaagttccgggaaccacacggcactaccaCCACATACAGGCTGTACATTAAAATTagtcaaataagtttttttttaatctacttTAGACAAAAgcagttttaaatattgaagcaaacattaaaatgattattttcaggTACTCAACACGTCAAATGCTTTTAGAGTTCGAAATTCCATGAAGAATATTGCCGAGAGACATCAGATCCATCCCTCAACCACGTGACGAAACGGGTGTTCCGGAAAATAATCAttgatgatttttataaaatagctaAGTGAGCAATGATGgattattttgatcaaataaaatgaaatgtgCAAACATTACggaattaaaaaagttattagaaaagaaaaatgatgGAGAATGTTCCACTTAACTCTATCGTAAGTCTTAAATATGAGAAGAGTGTAAAAATTGCCGAAAAATTCAACTAGTGCCATTATGCACCTTTTCAGTGTTCAaggtacaaataaataaatattgcgaGCTAAgattgaatttgaagattaaagttaatatatgttttattgccattttttatttaatcatccTCTGACCCATGTAAATATTGTTCTTCAGAAGAATcgaaatgccgtgtggttcccggcactaatagaaaaaagaatacgactaTTCCACGGATTCCCCATTCCTCATTCCCCacggatgtcttaaaaggcgacgaagggattggtttatcaacttgggattcttcttttaggcgatgggctaacaatctgtcactatttgaatctcaattctatcaaaaagccaaacagctgaacgtggcctctcagacTTTTcaaagactgtttgctctgtctaccccataagggatatagaagtgataatatgtatgtaatctaaaTTCTGGAAAATAGTATTGATCTTCTGCCtgtagtcccagttgcatcctcaccactctggagaggagcccggggtatgcctttaacTATGgctcctggattgggtgagtcaggattttacacgaagcgacctCCGCTACCTTTGCAAGGAACCTACCTCATACTGGATGTAGATAGGATGTAGTAGGTTGAGGCTACGTTATACCACGGTCCCTAATAAGCATTATATTCGTAACTTTGTATATTaacagtaaatataataagttaatCTCATACATCGTTATTATTGGAATATCCGTCAACCCTACATTCTTAATCAATTTAGGGTTGACTTGACGCAGACACAAAAAAAAGTCGAGTAAaagaatgaatttattaaatcttaataaataatatattaacaaTATGTGAAAATGTACAACATTCCCTCACCAAAATTCACCGgcttttttatacaaaaataacattacattgGCAATGAATAACACATTTTGTGGAGATTACATAAGCTATCAGTATATCTTTAAGAAACGGTTTTCGATTAAATAACTAACCAccaacttacaaaaaaaacttagTACACTGGATAACCTTACATTGCAACagtttttaactatttataaatgacaCAGTTATTATACGCACACGTAACGTTCCTATAATTTATCTCGgaacgtttcgaatcatgttacaatgatcgtACGTTATacatgcgcgtttaatacctgtattatatataaatagcatAATGGAATGCTATCTATTTTGGTACCTCTATCTCTAAACCGGAACAAGGGAAATACAGACAGGGGTGtcaatcattaaaattagTGAGTCACTCAAAATTTGGAGTCGCCTACCCTAGTACGGCCATGTTTTGCGGAAAACGGCAGACTTCTTGGGGAACAGATGTCTAGTCATGCCGCTACCGCCTGGACCAGGTAGAAGAGGCAGGCTAAAAGACCATGGCTGGACGTCGCAAAAGATGATAAGCGAGCCAATAGATTAAAATCCGAGAACGCTGAAAATCAAGTGGAGAGAGGagtcggaaggcggaccccggaCCCGAAACACTCTTGTGGAGGGTGCAatcgggaacacgcagagatgagagagagtcACTCAAAATTTGGGAATTTTTGGTGCGAAATTGGGCAGGTAAGTAGGGAGAAATGTAAACTTCTCTCCCCAAGAGGTAAAGATGTCTAATGGATGTAAATGACAACTCACGCCAGTTGAAGGATTTGAGTGCGTTCGACCTCAATCATCCTGGTGGTAAGTAAGATGAGGCCTAAAATGGTGCTCGCAAACTCAAATAATGCCAATTCACTCATGCCTTGAAAATCTCCAAGTTGTATTAgattaatacaataatttagtTCCATGATTGCCTACCAGATGGCGTTGTGTAAGCTAGTAGCATGGAAGGAGATTAAATTGgtaagtagtaaaataaaaaaattctaagaAAAAAGGCATCAAACAATCGCGtgacaaataaattcaatagcTTCTTCTGGAATCGAATTATTCCCAGAGTCCATGGTCTCAGAGATCGTCCCTGGTAGACACCACGAGAATATTCAATAGTTCAAATCACATGGTTTAGTGAGTcaccaattttaataattgaccccatattatgcaaattctATGGGAGTAACTTTGTAACATAACTAGATAATCTAATTAACTAGAACTAGTTatgaaaaatcattaaaattgttttaatttatcacagTACAGCGGCagcaaatgttttaattattgctTGCTTGTTAGTGTAATAGatttatagttaaattttgaaaaaaaaaaccgcatttttctattgttttattgatattgTACAGCCAAttctcaattatattattaagcttaacagctgaatgtggcccatcagtctttcaaaactgctggcactgtctaccccgcaagggatatagacgtgattatatgaatgtatgtacagCCAACTATGACAGCGAGTGACTTAATTAACCATTACCTTAGTACATAGTATTTCGCATAATTTAAgatgttatatttaattaaattactcgTTTACcgaatttcttttaattaataaaaaaaatatttttctacatcATAACATTTATGCCgagtggttcctggcaccaataaaaaaagaataggaacactccttctctttcccatggatgccgtaaaaggaggctatgggataggcttataaccttgggattcttcttttagacgttgtttccgtctaccccgcaagggatataaacgtgactatatatatgtttgttgaTTTATTGAACATATCAAATTTGGCAGAATCGTTCAAATCCACTGACTGTACTTACCTCAAATGGAATATtgtattacatttataaagttCCAGTTCCAAcccacaatatttttataaagctgCGCACACACTGTGCCAACCAAAGATAACAAAGCTTTCTCTTTGTTGGTCCTGTTTATATGGTTTGATAACTATTTTTGAGAGCCAATGAACATGAGTATAAATATGTTGGCCTTTGATAGCTAGGTGTGTACGCagcttgaaaaaataattacaagcATTCATTTAACATCACCGAATGTGTAGAGGCACCTAGATTTCTCTATACACGAGCTTTAATCACGGACTGCTTTATATAACGACCCTAGAGAACCCAGAAGTATAGTACGAAGACCAGTAGGACAACAGCTCCGGCCGTGACTTTGACAAGCATCGACTTGGTGTTGAGGTACGTAGCGTCcttcttatatttttgtgtcaTTATTGACAGGTTCTGTGTCTTTGTGTCCAATTCTGTGGATGGTAGAAGATTCAAGGTTTAATAAGTGTAACATTAGCTGAGtgactcaaaataaaaattcaaaattcttattcattattataggatacttcatatcgcttaataattgtcaaaacttttggtttcacaacattggttggagtcaaataaattactaaaaactaagtttactgccgcttccaaggcgtcagtgcagaagaagcggtaacaaactaatTAAGGTATTATATACGAGATTTATCAGGTTCAGATTTAACTGAAGCcatgaattcttttttttttatatacatctCATCACAGTTTGAGCTAGCCTCAAAGCAAGTTGGaagaatcacacggcacataaaaatCGTAAAATGCGACCAAGGGTAAAGGCACATTCATCAAatgcagcttttaccatgattcatatgagttaggtttccctgcaaagttCCCAAGGGGTCagacctgacttacccaaccCAGGTTTATATCAGGTTTATTATCGCACACCCAAGGCTCATCTCCAAAGAGGTGAGAAAGTAACTGGGAGGTAAGGAAGTGACCAGGAGGTGACGAAGCGAACAGGAGGTAACAAAGTGACGGAAGAGACAAAGTGACCGGCAAGTGACGAAGTGACCTGAAGATGAGCAGTGACCGGGTCTGACACCAGAGaaagtagaatagaatataagtATCTTACCAGACAGCACAGCGCCCCTCTGCAGCACATCATCAATATTCTGCATCATGATCCGCTGCACGTCCCCCAATTGTCCCTGGAGGGCGGCGGTGGCCCCCGTGCGgcgagcccggggtccgccctCCGCGTACTGCTTCCTGGTGCGCTGCATCCACGTGTCGAACTCTATGAACGTGTACGGACGTGTTACTGTGTTCACCTGCAATTGAAAGGAAAATAACAGTTACTTTCAAGAAgcgccgtgtgattcccggcaccaatagaaaaaaggaatatgaccactccatctctctcccatggatgtctatgattcttctaggcgatgggctagcaacctgtcactatttcaatctcaattctatcttaaagtcaaatagctgaacgtggcctatcagtcttttcaagacagttgggatatagacgtgattatatgaacatACATTCATGAAATAGgaaaacatgaaaaaatatttttatgtttattggcTTTGGTTGGgtaatatgttaatttaatacttCAACATTTCCAACTAATActataggtgccgtgtggtttccggcaccaattgaaaaaggaacaggatcactccatctgtGACGCAgtggacggcctctgtggcgcagcagtagtgcgcttgtctgtgtcaacggaggtcccgggttcgaatcctggccagggcatgatgagaaatgaactttctctgattggcctgggtcttggatgtttatctatacatgtatttattataaaatatagtatcgttgagttagtatctcgtaacacaagtttcgaacttacttcgaggctaactcaatctgtgtaatttgtcctgtatatatttgtcccgtatatatctCTTTCACACAGATGTCTTAAAAAAAGACTGAGGGATAAggacttaaaaacttgggattcttgttttaggcaatgagctagctacctgtcactatttcaattctattattaatccAAAAGGCTGAACATGGCtga
It encodes:
- the LOC106132945 gene encoding nudC domain-containing protein 1, with protein sequence MPSSLVELRPDRRLLDHEFEGYKLNLQALPHYTFKLESPVDRVFPDEIQYSFIHAKLFALQNHLVLDYWDYSFNYYYIDEKQQVRYVTFENTNHKFQNKVVYDIPAHEERKSGHFNLCLTFPSASLAVVSDGTGYLHIVDTGARNRYCQCTWQTLHSSLVLGEGKYFIVLDSRYQEKNDEESLHCLLQSVEQNEKHFNTVLTWVTFVNCKQTWKQTSVRQLQGKGIVHYAAIETNCSALYVASDNAFKFTSDSEKEITEPTKEEPRNIIYTWLQTTEDISITLQLQDNFNKKLLHVQVTPTSIKVSYAGNIFIDGKLRHKVDSEFTTWNVEDSGKVDILITKADSMLWDELLEGGDSKGEQIMDASLVEEAHRRLAHLCSETEVKADDAMPGVSTQELEECDAASEEDTVLVRMDVGSHQITHRISLSVHQYLFSINIDNQEAPALALRHDVDACIWQPYAQLVNSDTWPLKHQGTLLAFGYVQSSKQNRKFVTCPPNFSYSVVCEASRHIFIYRSASNDSQLRRRTEGVMKSVKVGQQNLFNFEKYGEVIGINATNEFLFVLTQKTLIAIEIL
- the LOC106132926 gene encoding uncharacterized protein LOC106132926 isoform X1, with the protein product MNEYRTLSFFTETPCEDFYSYFSLQDLIDKAVLNKEVVLRCRTIGVLQSIHGKFFLSDLNRPVSSRETMVQVSVLYLKNPPPSLVKPYPVQVYGTLQWRNKPVIFAKILQVLNTSNAFRVRNSMKNIAERHQIHPSTT
- the LOC106132926 gene encoding uncharacterized protein LOC106132926 isoform X2, which encodes MNEYRTLSFFTETPCEDFYSYFSLQDLIDKAVLNKEVVLRCRTIGVLQSIHGKFFLSDVLNTSNAFRVRNSMKNIAERHQIHPSTT
- the LOC106132918 gene encoding vesicle-trafficking protein SEC22b-B; this translates as MVLMTMIARVVDGLPLAATMQEDEQSGCNVLEYQNQAKMLFRKLGPQSPLRCSIETGPYLFHYLIENEICYLVLCERNYSKRLAFSYLEEIAQEFYQQYGKRVNTVTRPYTFIEFDTWMQRTRKQYAEGGPRARRTGATAALQGQLGDVQRIMMQNIDDVLQRGAVLSELDTKTQNLSIMTQKYKKDATYLNTKSMLVKVTAGAVVLLVFVLYFWVL